The genomic segment GAAGCTCGCCTTCGAGCCCCCCGTGTCGTGATCGTCCACTGCCTCGCCTCGGGGTCGTCGGGGAATGCCTTGCTGGTGGTCTCTGAGGCGGGGGCGCTCTTGGTCGATGCGGGGATCGGGGTGCGGACCCTCAAGCGCTGGTGCGCCGACTTCGGGGTCGCGCTGGAGAACCTAAGTGGCGTACTGGTCACCCACGAGCACGGCGACCACTCCGTGGGAGCGGTGCCGCTGGCGGTGCGCTACAAAGTCCCCATTATCGCCACGCCGGGGACACTCACTGCCCTCCAGAGCGCCGACAAGCGCGACTTTCCCCGTATCGAGCTCTCCCCCGGCAACGAGCGGGGGGTGGGGGCGTTTGGGGTGCGTGCCCTCCAGACCACCCACGACTGCGCCGAGCCCTGCGGCTTTCGGGTGGAGCAGAGTGGCACGGCCCTGGCCTACGCCACCGACACAGGCTCGATTACGCCGGACATTCGCGAGGCGTGTCATGGTGCTTCGCTCCTGGTGGTCGAGGCCAACCACGATATCCACCGCCTGCGCTTTGGGCCCTACCCCGAGCACCTTAAGAGCCGGATTCTGGCGCGGACCGGGCACCTCTCCAACAATGCCGCCGCCGATCTGGTGCTTGGCCACACGCTTGAACACGGACCCGCCGCGGTCTGGTTTGCCCATCTCTCGGAGGTCAACAACACCCCGGGAATTGTCCGCGCCTACTGGAAGCGGCGCTGGCAGGAGGCGGGGTGTGCCGCAAGCCCCGCTGTGGTCGAGATCGCCCAGCGCGACACACCGTCGCTGACGTGGCAGGCGGGGGCACGTGCTGTCCAGAAGAGTCTCTTTTAGGGCTTGACCGCATCCGCACGTCGTGAAGGCACGTGAAGTGTTAGCGAATGTTAAGTAGCATTATCGATGCCTAAGTACCGTTAAATATTTTGCTTCCGTCTCGATTTTTTTAGCAAATTGGGAACCTCGGTGTAGGAAGCGACGCTATGAGTGGCGTGACAACTCATGAAGTGAATCTGGCGGTAATCGCCCTCTCCCCTGAGAGCCCTCTCTCCTGGATCTCCTCCACCCTGGCGGAACGTGGGGGGCGTCAGCTCTTGGCGAGTGATGGGCTCAAAGCATTCGAGCTCGCACGCACGAGTGGGGTCGACCTTGTGGTGCTCGCGGAGCCACTGGCCGTTCTGGCTGCCCAAGCGGTCTGTACAGCGCTCCGTGAGGCACGTGTCTCTGTTCCCATTCTGGTGCTGAGCGATACCACAAATGCAGCGGCGCTCCTGACGGCCGGAGCGGACGTCGTGCTTGCTCTGGAGAGTGATTCGCAGGTCGTCCTTGCGCAGATCGATGCCCTGATGCGCCGTGTCGCGTTTGAGCATCGCCCGCTTCAGGTGGGGGAGCTGATCCTCGACACGCAGGCACGGCGCGCCGAGCGGGGGGGCAAGCTCATCCTTCTCTCGGGGACCGAGTACACGCTGCTGGAGCTTCTCATGCGGCGGGCGGGGCGTGTGGTCTCTCGCGAAGAGATCTTGGAGCATGTCTGGCCGGGCGAGGTTCGGGCCAGTGACAACGTGCTGGATGTCTACGTGAGCTACCTGCGGACCAAGGTCGATCGGGACTTTGGCTCGTCCTTGATCCGCACGGTGCGTGGGCGGGGCTACATGATCGCCGCCGAGTAGGCCCCGGCGGCGTCGGAGAGAGCGGCTACAGGGTGACCCAGCGGCTCTCTTTCGCTCCCGCGTAGATCGCCTCCATCACCTGATTTCGATATGCCGCCTCGCTCGCACCCACGAGCGGGGCGGTGCTGTCTTTGCCCGTCACTTGATCGAGGAAGGCGTCCAGACCTGCGGAGATCGGGCCGGGAAGCTCGGCGCTGCGCAGCGGCTGGCTGCCGTCCATCGTGGGGACGTGCTTGCTCTGGAAGTAGAGCTTGTCGTGGATGATCGCCGCGTGTCCCTCGGTGCCCGAGATCAGGAGCCGCACCGGGTCCGCGACATCGTCCCAGGCGGCGGCCAGAGTCGCGATCACCCCGCTCTCAAAGCGCAGCATCCCCTCGCCGGTCTCATCACAGCCCTCGTAGCGTGCGGTCCCGTTGTCGAGCTGGCCGGTCGCCTGTGCCACGGGGCCAAAGAGCCAGAGGAGGATATCCAGGACGTGGGTTCCCAGGTCCCCAAACCCGCCACAGCCCGCGATGCTCGGGTCGGCCATCCAGCGCCACTCCCCATCGAACCAGCCGCCCAGCGCGCCGCTGTGGCAGTTGCTCATGCGGGCGCGGGTGACCTTGCCAAAGTGGCCTTTTTCGAGCTGCTCTTTTACATAGCGGAGCTTGTTGTCGCCGCGGGAGAAGTAGCCAGTGGAGAAGAGTACGCCCGCACTCTCGATGGCTGCGGCCATCTGCGTGGCATCACTGCCTGAGAAACCCAGCGGCTTCTCCACAAAGACATGCTTCTTGGCGGCGGCGATCTGGGGGACAACCTTGATGTGCTCGTTGGTCTCGGTGCAGACAATCACCGCCGTGACCTCGGGATCGGCGAGGATCGCCTCAAGGCTGAGCTCGACCACGGAGCCCGGGAGCTCAGTGGCACGGCGCGTGGCGCGCTCGGCATCGTGGTCCCAGACATACTTGACCCGGAGGCTGTCGGAGCGGCGGTTGATGGCGTGGATAAAGCCGGGTGTGTGGATATGGGCACACCCGATAAAGGCTAATGTTGTCATGGTATGTAGATTCGGGGGCCAGACCGCGCTTTCCTGCGTCGGGTACAATCGCCCTATGCTCGTCCCCTTTTGCCTTATGGTGGCACAGCAGGCAGCACCGCCGCAGAGCCTCGCGGCGCAGTGGGAGCGCCTCTACTGGAGTGTCGAGGCGCGTGGGCCACTGATTGCGGTGGGGACCGACACACTTTTGGAGCAACCTAGCCTGCCCGAGCTTCCTGCGGGACCGCTCAACGCAGCGGATCTCGTGGCGCGCTACGACGCGACCCTGG from the Armatimonas rosea genome contains:
- a CDS encoding MBL fold metallo-hydrolase, giving the protein MIVHCLASGSSGNALLVVSEAGALLVDAGIGVRTLKRWCADFGVALENLSGVLVTHEHGDHSVGAVPLAVRYKVPIIATPGTLTALQSADKRDFPRIELSPGNERGVGAFGVRALQTTHDCAEPCGFRVEQSGTALAYATDTGSITPDIREACHGASLLVVEANHDIHRLRFGPYPEHLKSRILARTGHLSNNAAADLVLGHTLEHGPAAVWFAHLSEVNNTPGIVRAYWKRRWQEAGCAASPAVVEIAQRDTPSLTWQAGARAVQKSLF
- a CDS encoding Gfo/Idh/MocA family protein, whose protein sequence is MTTLAFIGCAHIHTPGFIHAINRRSDSLRVKYVWDHDAERATRRATELPGSVVELSLEAILADPEVTAVIVCTETNEHIKVVPQIAAAKKHVFVEKPLGFSGSDATQMAAAIESAGVLFSTGYFSRGDNKLRYVKEQLEKGHFGKVTRARMSNCHSGALGGWFDGEWRWMADPSIAGCGGFGDLGTHVLDILLWLFGPVAQATGQLDNGTARYEGCDETGEGMLRFESGVIATLAAAWDDVADPVRLLISGTEGHAAIIHDKLYFQSKHVPTMDGSQPLRSAELPGPISAGLDAFLDQVTGKDSTAPLVGASEAAYRNQVMEAIYAGAKESRWVTL
- a CDS encoding winged helix-turn-helix transcriptional regulator; the encoded protein is MSGVTTHEVNLAVIALSPESPLSWISSTLAERGGRQLLASDGLKAFELARTSGVDLVVLAEPLAVLAAQAVCTALREARVSVPILVLSDTTNAAALLTAGADVVLALESDSQVVLAQIDALMRRVAFEHRPLQVGELILDTQARRAERGGKLILLSGTEYTLLELLMRRAGRVVSREEILEHVWPGEVRASDNVLDVYVSYLRTKVDRDFGSSLIRTVRGRGYMIAAE